ACAGCGGCCCGGCGGCGGACGGTGACGCGGCGGTCGACGATGTCCCGGTCGGCGCGGTGCTCTACGGCGCGGACGGCGCCGAGCTGGCGATCGGGCGCAACGAGCGGGAGCTGACCGGGGACCCGACCGCGCACGCCGAGGTGCTGGCGCTGCGCCGGGCCGCCGAGCGGCTGGGGCGCTGGCGGCTGGACGGCTGCACGCTGGTGGTGACCCTGGAGCCCTGCACGATGTGCGCCGGGGCGGTCGCGCTGGCCCGGGTCTCGACGGTGGTCTTCGGCGCCTGGGAGCCGAAGACCGGCGCGGTCGGCTCGCTCTGGGACGTGCTGCGCGACCGCCGCCTGACGCACCGCCCCGAGGTCTACGGCGGGGTGCTGGAGACCGAGAGCGCGGCGCTGCTGCGCGCCTTCTTCCGGTAAGGAAGGGCCCCCTTTTAACGCCTCAGGTAGAGCACGGGCCCCCGCTTAACACCTCCCGACGTCAGGCTGGCGTTGGGGCGGGGCGGAGGAGGGTCGCGGCGACGGCGTGGGCGGCGTCGGTCCACGGGGCGGGGCGCAGGGTCAGCGGGTCGAGTCGGACGATCGCCCGGGTGCCCTCGGCGTACACCGTGTCGCCGTCGACCGAGCGGAACTGGAAGGCGTACTCGGCGCTGCTCGTGCCGAAGTGCTCCAGCCAGAAGTGCACCGCGACCGGGCCGGTGGTGGCGATCGGAGCGCGGTAGCGGATGGTGAACTCGCGGACCGCGTGGAACACATCGGGCGAGCTGTCCCGGCCCCGGAAGCCGTGCCCCCGGCTGGCCCAGTACGGGGTGAGGGCCCGCTCCAGCAGCACCGCGTACCGGGCGTTGTGCAGGATGCCGAGGGCGTCGAGGTCGTCGAAGTGCACCGTGACGTGCTCGACGTGACCGAACTCGACGACCGGCCGGTCGACGGTGGCGTGGCTCATGGCTGGCCTTCCGGTAGCAGGGTCGGGTCGGGGCAGAGCGCCCGCAGTCGGCTCAGCAGGCCCTGGCGGGCGTGCCGGTAGGTGGCGTCCGGGTCCAGCAGGCGGCCGCGCATGGCCGCGCCGATCCCGAGCGCGTCGATCTCGTACGCCAGTTGCGGCACGTCCACGTCGGCGCGAAGTTCGCCGAGGTCGACGGCCTCCTGGACGAGGCGTTCGAGGAAGGCGGTCCAGCGGCCGAACGCCGCGGCGAGCCGGTCCCGGACCGGGCCGGGGCGGGCGTTGAACTCGAACTCGGTGTTGGCGAAGAAGCAGCCGCCGGGGAGCACCCGGGCGGCGTAGAAATCGATCCGGGCCTCGTGCAGGGCCCGCAGCCGGCGGACGCCGCGCGGGGTGCGCAGGGCCGGGTCGACGATCCGTTCCTCCCACTGCGCCACGGCCCGGTCGACCGTGGCGAGCTGGAGCGCCTCCTTGGACCGCCAGTGCGCGAAGAGGCCCGACTTGCTGACGCCGAGCCGGTCGGCGAGCTGGCCTAGGGAGAGGCCGTCGAGGCCGGCCTCGGTGGCCAGCGCCACCGCGGCGTCCAGCACGGCCATGCGGGTGCGGTCGCCGCGGGCGACCCGGCCGTCGGAGGTCATGCGGGCAGCGTAACCGAAAAAAGCACGACCGGTCGTATTTATTTATGTGACCTGGAACGCCGACCGCCCCGCCACCCAGGGTGGCGGGGCGGTCGCAGGCTC
This sequence is a window from Micromonospora sp. NBRC 110009. Protein-coding genes within it:
- a CDS encoding nucleoside deaminase; translated protein: MRRALEVAVTGPDSGPAADGDAAVDDVPVGAVLYGADGAELAIGRNERELTGDPTAHAEVLALRRAAERLGRWRLDGCTLVVTLEPCTMCAGAVALARVSTVVFGAWEPKTGAVGSLWDVLRDRRLTHRPEVYGGVLETESAALLRAFFR
- a CDS encoding acyl-CoA thioesterase, with protein sequence MSHATVDRPVVEFGHVEHVTVHFDDLDALGILHNARYAVLLERALTPYWASRGHGFRGRDSSPDVFHAVREFTIRYRAPIATTGPVAVHFWLEHFGTSSAEYAFQFRSVDGDTVYAEGTRAIVRLDPLTLRPAPWTDAAHAVAATLLRPAPTPA
- a CDS encoding TetR/AcrR family transcriptional regulator, giving the protein MTSDGRVARGDRTRMAVLDAAVALATEAGLDGLSLGQLADRLGVSKSGLFAHWRSKEALQLATVDRAVAQWEERIVDPALRTPRGVRRLRALHEARIDFYAARVLPGGCFFANTEFEFNARPGPVRDRLAAAFGRWTAFLERLVQEAVDLGELRADVDVPQLAYEIDALGIGAAMRGRLLDPDATYRHARQGLLSRLRALCPDPTLLPEGQP